A part of Liolophura sinensis isolate JHLJ2023 chromosome 1, CUHK_Ljap_v2, whole genome shotgun sequence genomic DNA contains:
- the LOC135466981 gene encoding uncharacterized protein LOC135466981, with the protein MQLLVMKVAVFICLLSAVVLGQEGTGGGTGHGHLPGHTKVVAHTPDLTSPIFFTDAHMHALVMKTSSGCYIEHVKQDLSTAEGEVLKNLELQQIRAVRTATTFLQVVALNALSHFSSHIQSACRHTHLYHWE; encoded by the exons ATGCAGTTACTCGTCATGAAGGTCGCTGTGTTCATTTGTCTGCTGAGTGCGGTTGTTTTG GGTCAAGAAGGTACCGGAGGAGGGACGGGTCATGGTCATTTACCCGGGCACACGAAGGTTGTGGCTCACACCCCAGACCTCACTTCACCCATCTTCTTCACGGATGCCCATATG cACGCTCTGGTCATGAAGACTTCGTCGGGCTGTTACATTGAGCACGTGAAGCAGGACTTGTCCACAGCTGAGGGCGAGGTTCTCAAAAATTTAGAG CTTCAGCAGATACGAGCCGTGCGCACAGCTACCACTTTCCTCCAGGTCGTTGCCCTGAATGCCCTATCTCACTTCAGCTCCCATATCCAGTCGGCTTGTAGACACACGCATTTGTATCACTGGGAATAA